The following is a genomic window from Neisseria zalophi.
TACCACCAAACGCGCCAATACCGGCTGATAGGGCTGCTGCTTTTTATCCATCCATGCCGTGCTGGCCGCTATCAATGGCTGCATCACATTTTCGGCACCACTCATCCACCATGCAAACGACTGCCCGCAAGGCTCGAAAACCGATACTTCATGCCCGTAGGTATATAAACCGAGTACGCTTTTCGGATACGTTGCCGTATCCGACTCGGCAGACGATGCCGTGTTCATATCTTGCGCACAACCAAACAGCCATACGCAGCAGCATGCCGCCAATATATTTTTAAAATTCATCACAAGCTCCTCGGCTTAAACCAAGCCGGTTATTTAATTAGCCATACCGCCGGCAGATGTTTTAGCCACTTTGGTGCACTGCATTTCTTCTCCGCCCTCTAAAACCATTTCGTCACCATTGAAGCTGAGAATACGGGCTTGGGCAATGGCAGGTTTTTTTCTCTTCACTTCCTGCTGCATACTACCGAACCACCGCTTATCCAAATCTCTGATATTTTTATTTTTCAGCGATGCCCGCCGATGCCCCCGTTTCACTTCGAACGGGTTTTCTTCGCGTATCAACGTTTGTTGTTCGAGATGCCAGCGGCCTTGCGATTGGATTCGGTAATCCAAGGTGTCGCCCTCGACAAAAAAGTGCCAATGCATTTGGGTTTGCGACTTACCGTCGGCTTGCAAATTCAGCCGCGTGTTCATTTCCGCCCAATGCTCACCCGAACGCTCCTCAAACACACATTGCCACGTTCCGGCTAATGTTTCAGTCGAAAGTCCCGATGCCGCCCAAGCAGATACCGGCGAAACTGCCGCGCATACTGCCAAAATCCAACCGCTCATCCTCATGGTCATACTCCTTCAAAATTTTTCAAGCTGCCAAAAGGAAAACGACTGAACGGCCAACCCGCCCGAGCCACCGCTTCCCATGCGGAAACTTACTTATTGGTTTTCAGACGGCCTTAACGTACTTTCAAGGTACTCAAGCCCACCAATACCAACACAATCGTAATAATCCAAAAACGCACCACAACCTGCGTTTCTTTCCAACCTTTCTGCTCATAATGATGGTGAATCGGCGCCATCAGAAAAATCCGTTTTTTCGTGCGTTTATACCAACTCACCTGCAACATTACCGACAAGGCTTCCACCACAAACAGGCCGCCCATAATCACCAATACAAACTCTTGGCGGACAATCACGGCGACCGTGCCCAAGGCCGCGCCCAAGGCCAACGCGCCCACGTCGCCCATAAACACCTGCGCCGGATAAGCGTTAAACCACAAAAAGCCCAAACATGCGCCACACATCGCCGTACAAAAAATCACCACTTCGTTGGCACCGGTCACAAACGGCAGTTGCAGATAAGCCGAGAATTCGGCATGGCCGGTTGCATAGGCGAATACCGCCAAACCACCCGCCACCAACACCACGGGGAACGCCGCCAAGCCGTCTAAACCGTCGGTCAGGTTCACCGCGTTAGACGTGCCGACAATAGTCAGATAAGCCAACCCGACAAAACCGACCACGCCCAACGGCAGCGCAACCTGCTTAAAAAACGGCACAATCAGAATATTATTGGCCGAATTGCGTGCAGCATAAAAAAGCAGCAGACCGGCAGCCAAAGCGACTGCCGACTGCCACACCATTTTAAATTTTGCCGATACCCCGTTCGGGTCTTTATAAACCACTTTGCGCCAGTCGTCGTAAAAGCCCAAAGCGCCTGTTGCCAACAACACCAAAATCAAAATCCAAATATACGGGTTGGCCAAATTGCCCCACAATAGGGTAGATACTGTAATGGCGGTTAGAATCAACGAACCGCCCATCGTCGGCGTACCGGTTTTGACCAAATGAGTTTGCGGCCCGTCGTGGCGGACAGCCTGCCCCACTTTTAATGCAGTCAGCTTGCGGATGGTCCACGGCCCTAGCAGCAGCGAAAACGCCAATGCGGTCAATGCCGCCATCACGGCGCGGAAAGTGGTGTATTGAAAAACGTTCAACGCGGTAAACCATTCGCTGAAGCGGGCTAACCATAAAAGCATGAGGTTAATTCCTTTTTGTTTGATTTATATTTATCGACCTTATAGAGGCCGTCTGAAACCGTTTCAGACGGCCTGCTCAGTGATGGATGGGTTTGAAGGCTTCTTCCTCGATAATCAGCCCTTCAAGTCCGTTTTCACAACGGATTTCCACAAATCTGTCGGTTTTTCCGTATTGTTCCCTACCTAAAAAACAAAGACTATCCTTTGGAATGACAAAATCCACATGACTGTAAGAAGCATCCTTGCTGCTATATGCAGCAACGTTTTTTAATGCTTTCACTTTTACTTCATGCTGATGACACGCGTAGAGAAACAACAAAGCCATGCAAAAATATTTCTTCATTGTTTTAGAAAAATCCTTCGCTTCACCATTCTGAAGGATTTGTTTAAACCGCTTATTATATCCGAAGGGAGGCTCACGCTTAAATATCGGCAATACCGAATCTATTTGCCACAGCATAAAAGCGGCGGTCATTAATCACACAGCGCCGCTACCACTTCTTCCATCTTCATAAAGCGCGACCCTTTCACCAATACATGCACATTTTGCGGCAGGTCGTGCACCAATACCTGAATCAGCGGATCCTTATCGGCAAACCATAGGCCGTCGGCACCAAACGATTCGGCGGCCGACACGCTTTCATTGCCGACAAAATAAGCCGCTTCAATGCCCTTTTCGCGGGCATACGCCCCTACTTCGGCATGCATGGCGGCGGTTTCGTCTTCACCGAGTTCGCCCATATCGCCCATCACAAATACGCGCGGCGCAGGCAGCCCGGCCAAAACATCAAGCGCGGCTTTCATACTGTCGGGATTGGCGTTATAGGTATCGTCCAACACGGTTGCACCTTTAATGCCTTTTTTAATTTGCAAACGGCCTTTGATATTGGCAAAGTCCGACAGGCCGTCTGAAATCTCAGATAAAGTTAATCCGGCCGCCTGCGCCAAAGCCGCTGCCGCAACGGCATTATGAATATTGTGTTTGCCGGGCACGGGCAGTTGTACGGCGGCACGATCGTTACCGGACACCAGCACAAAAGCACACGATAAAGGATTCAACTCAATTTCTTCGGCATGAATATCGCCCTGCCCTACGCCAAACGTATGCTGTTTGAACGCATGGGCAGCCGTCTGAAACACGGCGGCATTCTCATCTTCACTAGGAATCAGCGCCAAACCGTTCGGGCGCAGCCCTTGATAAATCTCACTTTTGGCTTTGGCAATATCGCCGACACCGTCGAATCCGCAACCGACATGCGCGCGCAAAGCATTATTCACCAATGCCGCATCGGGCTTGGCAATCTGCGTTAACAACGCCAGCTCGCCGAAATGATTCATACCCATTTCAATCACCGCATAACGGTGTTGCGGCGTGAGCTTCAGCAAAGTTAGCGGCAGGCCGATATGGTTATTCAGATTGCCTGCCGTCGCCAATACCGCATCCGCACCAAAACGGCGGCGCAATACGGCGGCCAACATTTCTTTCACCGTGGTTTTACCTGAAGAGCCGGTAATCCCGAAAACAAACGGCTGCACATTCTCACGCCATGCCGCCGCTAAAGTTTGCAGAGCCGATAGGGTGTCATCCACCTTCAACGCACCTGCCAGCCCTGCACAATCATCACGCGACACTATGGCCGCCACCGCCCCTTTTGCCAACACATCGGCGACAAAATCATGCGCATCAAAATGCTCGCCTGCCAAAGCAAAAAAAACATCGCCGTCTTGAATATCGCGGCTGTCGGTCACAATGCGCCCGACCGGCCGGTTTTCAGACGGCATCGGTAGGTTTAAGGTTTGGCAGATAAAGTTTAAATCTAAAGGTTTCATATTGTTGTTTGGTTTCTCTATTTTTTCAGACGGCCTATTTGTTCGGATTAATCAGCGGATAAGGATTGATTGCGCCTTTGGGCAGATAAACGCCGTAATGCAGGTGAGAAGGTGTATTTTTGGCATTGCCGCTGTTGCCGACATAACCGATCACCGTACCGGCTTTCACCCGTTGGTATCGTTTGATATTGGCGAATTTGCTTAAATGGGCGTAATAGTGCCACGCACCCGGCCCTTGAATACCGACCACCTTGCCGCCCAAACGATTGTTTCCGATACGGGTCACAATGCCGTCGGTCGTACTGCGTACCGGCGTGCCTTTTTTGGCAAAAATATCCACGCCCTCATGCCTGCGGCCATGACTGCGCGCCGCACCCCATGTATCGGTAAAGCGATGACCTTTCACTGGGTTAATCAAACTGCCGGCCGTCGGCGCCGGTTGCGCCCGCAATGCTGCCAAATCACTGCCCGGTCGCGAGTAATTTTGGGTTTGACAACCTGCCACAACAGCCAATACGGCGCCTATACACAAAGCTTGTTTCAAGGTTTGGTTTATCATGTGTATTTGCCTCCGTTTAATATAAAAAATATTAAATTTTTATGAATATACATCTCAAAATTGTTAAATTTTTAATTTAACATACATATGTTCATGAGTACCTTCTGTATTTTTTCGCATTTCGTATTCAAAAATATCAGGATATTTTCTAATTAAATCTGTAAATTTTTTACACCCATAGGTACGTGGGTCAATATCAACTTGTAGTAATTTCCATTGTGCCGCTAAAGTACCAATTTCTAACCATTCATTATCTGACGAATCAAATACTTTTCTAAGAATGTCTTTTTGTAATTCTGCTTTAGGTAAAACTTCTTGAGTGACTTCTTTTTGAACCGATGGTGATAATTTATTTTTTACAGTCTGTGCATCAGAAGTCATTACTTCTTTTTCAGACTCATTTTTTGATTCAGGTAATAAATTTTCTACATAAATAAATTGACTACAAGCATTTAAAAAAGCTTTTGGCGTCTGCATCTTACCAAAACCATATACAGTAGCTCCTTGCTCTTTCAAGCGAATAGCTAATGCAGTAAAATCACTATCACTTGATACAATACAAAAACCATCGAAACGATTTGTATATAACAAATCCATTGCATCAATAATCATATATCCATCAGTTGCATTTTTACCTGTTGTAAAGGCAAATTGCTGCATAGGTTTAATAGCATGTTCATTGATAACTTGTTTCCATTGACCATTCCCTGAAACAAAATTCCCATATATTCTTTTAACAATTGCTTCACCAAATTTAGCTACCTCTTCTAAAATAGCTTTTACTTCTTTAGCAGAGGCATTGTCTGCATCAATTAAAACAGCTAATCGTGCAGATTTTTCCTCTACAACATTAAAACTTGTTTTTATTTTTGACATAAGTTTTCCTTGGTAAAATGTGCCTAAAACAAATATTGCTATTATTTTTGTACAAAAAATTAATTTAATAAAAAATTCTAAAAGTATATTTAGATTTAGCGTTTCGCCAAC
Proteins encoded in this region:
- a CDS encoding M23 family metallopeptidase codes for the protein MINQTLKQALCIGAVLAVVAGCQTQNYSRPGSDLAALRAQPAPTAGSLINPVKGHRFTDTWGAARSHGRRHEGVDIFAKKGTPVRSTTDGIVTRIGNNRLGGKVVGIQGPGAWHYYAHLSKFANIKRYQRVKAGTVIGYVGNSGNAKNTPSHLHYGVYLPKGAINPYPLINPNK
- a CDS encoding NYN domain-containing protein, with product MSKIKTSFNVVEEKSARLAVLIDADNASAKEVKAILEEVAKFGEAIVKRIYGNFVSGNGQWKQVINEHAIKPMQQFAFTTGKNATDGYMIIDAMDLLYTNRFDGFCIVSSDSDFTALAIRLKEQGATVYGFGKMQTPKAFLNACSQFIYVENLLPESKNESEKEVMTSDAQTVKNKLSPSVQKEVTQEVLPKAELQKDILRKVFDSSDNEWLEIGTLAAQWKLLQVDIDPRTYGCKKFTDLIRKYPDIFEYEMRKNTEGTHEHMYVKLKI
- a CDS encoding UDP-N-acetylmuramoyl-tripeptide--D-alanyl-D-alanine ligase — encoded protein: MKPLDLNFICQTLNLPMPSENRPVGRIVTDSRDIQDGDVFFALAGEHFDAHDFVADVLAKGAVAAIVSRDDCAGLAGALKVDDTLSALQTLAAAWRENVQPFVFGITGSSGKTTVKEMLAAVLRRRFGADAVLATAGNLNNHIGLPLTLLKLTPQHRYAVIEMGMNHFGELALLTQIAKPDAALVNNALRAHVGCGFDGVGDIAKAKSEIYQGLRPNGLALIPSEDENAAVFQTAAHAFKQHTFGVGQGDIHAEEIELNPLSCAFVLVSGNDRAAVQLPVPGKHNIHNAVAAAALAQAAGLTLSEISDGLSDFANIKGRLQIKKGIKGATVLDDTYNANPDSMKAALDVLAGLPAPRVFVMGDMGELGEDETAAMHAEVGAYAREKGIEAAYFVGNESVSAAESFGADGLWFADKDPLIQVLVHDLPQNVHVLVKGSRFMKMEEVVAALCD
- the mraY gene encoding phospho-N-acetylmuramoyl-pentapeptide-transferase codes for the protein MLLWLARFSEWFTALNVFQYTTFRAVMAALTALAFSLLLGPWTIRKLTALKVGQAVRHDGPQTHLVKTGTPTMGGSLILTAITVSTLLWGNLANPYIWILILVLLATGALGFYDDWRKVVYKDPNGVSAKFKMVWQSAVALAAGLLLFYAARNSANNILIVPFFKQVALPLGVVGFVGLAYLTIVGTSNAVNLTDGLDGLAAFPVVLVAGGLAVFAYATGHAEFSAYLQLPFVTGANEVVIFCTAMCGACLGFLWFNAYPAQVFMGDVGALALGAALGTVAVIVRQEFVLVIMGGLFVVEALSVMLQVSWYKRTKKRIFLMAPIHHHYEQKGWKETQVVVRFWIITIVLVLVGLSTLKVR